CTAAGCATGTAGTCGCGGCTGGTTGGTTTGCCAAGGACGCGGGTTCAACTCCCGCCGCCTCCACCATTTCATCCTCATTTATAAGCACTTCCGAGTTTATACACAATTCTACCTCGGATTTTCTGCAGGGCAAACGCATCAAAATGATAAAAGGCGTAGGAGGTAATCATGGTCCCAGGAAGCATTGAGTTGTTTGCCTTTGATGCCGCGTTTTTTGGTGGATTCTCGTTTTAAGAGGTTTAAAGCCAGTCGACGCAAGGTGGCGAGGTTTTCAGCGGCGTGGCCAGAGCGGGCCCGGTTGCGGTCCTCGCCGCATTGCACGTCCAGCACCCAGTGCAGGGAGTTTTCCACACTCCAGTGTCCGCGCACGGCACGAGCAAACTTTTCAACGTCCACGTTCAAGCTGCTCAAATAATAGCGCCGTTCCACCGTGGGCGCTTGCTGGCCCACCTGCCGCACGCTCTCCACCACGCCCACGCTGCGCAGTCCTGCCCATTGCTGGCGATCAGCAAGCCAGCTGACATCGCCGCTTTGCCAGTAGCGTCGTGTTTCCAGGCGTCCGTGATCTTTTTCGGTGGTTTCCTTGTAAGCCAGCGCCACGGCATTCTTTTCCACAGGCCGCTCCTGGTCGTGCCGCGCCACGGCGTCCTCCAGATAGGCTTTGATTTCCTGATGGCACTGGCCCTGGTTGCCTTTGAGCGCCAGCACGTAGTTGGCGTCGGCTTCCACAATCTCCCTGGCTATCTCCTTTTGGCACCCCATGGCATCGAGGGTGACAATGCATCCGCTCAACTCCAACACTCGCAACAGTTGCGGCACAGCGGTGATTTCATTGGTCTTGTCAGGCACCTGGATTTGGCCCAGCACCAGCGAGTTGCCCGCCGCCCAGGCGCTGACAATCACCCGCGGGGATTGTCCTTGCTCCAGCGCCCGACGCAGGGCCTTGCCATCCAACGCCACGATTTCATCAGCCACCGTCGCGCGCACCGATTGCGTCCAGCGCATGAAACAGTCCAGAAAGGCTTCCGGCTTGAGCGCCGCAAACACTCGGTTGAACGTGTCGTGTTTGGGTATCCCATGGCGCAAACGCAGAAACGTCTTGAACCATTTGCGTTTGGCTTTGCCAAAGTCCTCCATGTCGTTGAAGGTTTCCCCGCCGCACAGCAGGCAGCACAAACCAATCATCAGCACGTCCACCAGTTCGTGGTCGCACCGGCCTTTGACTCGCGGGTCCCTTATCTCTTTGAAATGTTCGATCAAGTTTTGACGGTGATGCTTTTGCATCCCATCTCATGTACGCATTGTATTTACAAAGTACATACTTTTCTTCAAAAAAATTTTGATGCGTCTGCCCTGGGATTTTCTGTACGATTTCTGAAGATGTGATACGCCAATCACTGCGCGCTTTTCCAGGGGTTTACGCGGATTGCTGAGAAGGTTATCGCAAAACTACTGTTCAACAACTTTGTAGAATCGAATTGGAAGGTTGGTTGCCGACGAATCCATCACTTGCAGCGTTCCGGTCACCGCTCCATTGGTCAGAATTGGAACCCAGTTCACGAAGTCCGCCGACGAATAGACAATCACCTGCCCGTGACCGGACAGCCCATTGAGCTGAAAACCAAACCCTCCACTGCCAAACTGCACTTGCGAGTCGAAGGAGGGACTGGTGCGTAACACTATGAGGCTGGCGGGGAGGCTCGTCACCAAGCCAATGGCGTTACTGACCGCACATTGATAATTCCCCGCTCCAGCCAAGGGCACATTCGTCAACACCAAAGAGGCATTCGTCGCACCGTTGATTTTGGTTCCATTAAACTGCCACTGGTAACCCAGAGGGGCCATGCCCGCTGGCGTCACCGCAAAGGTGACATCCGCCCCAGCATTTATCAGCCGTGAGAAAGGTTGTCTCACGATAAAAGGCTCGTCATCATTCACAAGAGCCAGACTGTGATAAGTACCCGCAGCAATCGCCACCACATTACCCAGCCCTGGTGGCACGTTCGTTTGCCCATCAGTATTATTTTTTCCCCAAGCCAGCACCGTCCCGTCCTGCTTCAGCGCCATATTGTGGTAATATCCGGCTGCCACTGCCACAACATTACTTAATCCAACAGGCACGTTCGTCTGACCGTAGGAGTTGTCGCCCCAACTCGCCAGCGAGCCATCGCTTTTTAATGCCATGTTGTGATAGCTGCCTGCCGCGATGGCCACGACATTGCTTAATCCAACGGGCACATTGGTCTGACCTTGGGAGTTGCTGCCCCACGCGATCACTGTGCCGTCCGCTTTAAGTGCCAGGCTGTGGTAGGCACCTCCGGCGATGGCGACCACGTTGCTCAACCCTGTAGGCACGTTCGTCAGGCCTGAAGCGTTGTTTCCCCAAGTGACCACCTGGCCATCACCTTTCAAAGCCAGACTATGAAAATTCCCAGCTGCAATCGCGACCACGTTGCTCAGGTGTGGGGGAACCGTTGCCTGGTGGTAGTTCGACGCCCCCCAGGCAGTGACTAAACCGTCGGCCTTCAGAGCCAGAATATGGTCAAGGCCAGAGGCAATGGCCACCGCGTTGCTCAGACCGGCAGGCACGTTGGTTTGACCATAATAGTTGTCACCCCAGACGAGGACGGTGCCATCACTTCTCAAGCTCAAACTATGAAAAATGCCTCCAGCGATTGCCACAGGATTCGTCAAGGTAGTCGGGACGTTGGTAGCACCATAGGTATTCCTCCCCCAAGCCAGCACGAAGGCAGGGGCGACCTGCACTGTTGCGTTGGAGCTGGCAACTGAACCGTAGGCGTTGTTGACCACGACCTGGTAGCTACCCGCATCACCCTGTTGGACATCGCTCAAAGCAAGCGTTCGGTTGGTGGCCCCATCGATGTTGGTTCCGTTCAAACGCCACTGGTAGCTGAACGGTTCTGACCCGGTGGCGGTGACGGTAAGGGCGATGCTTGCGTGGATCGGCAAGCGGTAGTTCAAGGGCTGTACCACCACCTTCGGAGCTGCGACATTGACGCTCAGTGTTGCGTTGGAACTAGCAGTACCGTATTGATTGTTCACGATGATGCTGTACAGGCCTGCATTGTCAGCTTGGATGTTGGTCAGAGACAAGGACGTATTAGTGGCTCCGTTAATATCGGTGCCGTTGAACTGCCATTGGTAACTGAGCGGGGGGGTGCCAAAAACCGAGATGTTCCAGGCTGCATTTGTGCCTGCGGATGCAACCTGGCTGCTCGGGGGGGTGTCAAATGCAGGCGGTGTTGGGCCAGGTGAATAAGTGA
This window of the Pedosphaera parvula Ellin514 genome carries:
- a CDS encoding ISAs1-like element ISVer2 family transposase, translated to MQKHHRQNLIEHFKEIRDPRVKGRCDHELVDVLMIGLCCLLCGGETFNDMEDFGKAKRKWFKTFLRLRHGIPKHDTFNRVFAALKPEAFLDCFMRWTQSVRATVADEIVALDGKALRRALEQGQSPRVIVSAWAAGNSLVLGQIQVPDKTNEITAVPQLLRVLELSGCIVTLDAMGCQKEIAREIVEADANYVLALKGNQGQCHQEIKAYLEDAVARHDQERPVEKNAVALAYKETTEKDHGRLETRRYWQSGDVSWLADRQQWAGLRSVGVVESVRQVGQQAPTVERRYYLSSLNVDVEKFARAVRGHWSVENSLHWVLDVQCGEDRNRARSGHAAENLATLRRLALNLLKRESTKKRGIKGKQLNASWDHDYLLRLLSF
- a CDS encoding immunoglobulin domain-containing protein: MSQLAIAAGDYYALAVQRDGTVVAWGNDSAGQSDVPEGLANVVAVAAGENHSVALKEDGTVVTWGAEDIVPAGLDHVVSISASGFHSVALRDDSTVVAWGSGDFAPVGLSNVTAISSGFSFDLALVQTSPLMIVRQPANRTLYSGMNARFTVGAVSSLPISYQWLANGTNIAGATNSALTLTNIQPADSGTYSAVLNNGNGLLTTSNATLAVTHSPPIFLSQTSNQLLTLGGNLNLAVTVGGSQPLSYQWRLNGKEIPGATASRFAVTNVVDANSGFYELVVSNVFGIATNSGIFATVNDLPSSLNAVELIWTTSTNKPWFAESITSHDGVEAAQSSPLSYTGEQSLLQTTVTGPGTLSFWCMLNSYWGQERLGFSIDGLQQFYLPTRTSGWQHKTIYIPEGNHVLEWSFYTPGATYLSDSAWVDQVTYSPGPTPPAFDTPPSSQVASAGTNAAWNISVFGTPPLSYQWQFNGTDINGATNTSLSLTNIQADNAGLYSIIVNNQYGTASSNATLSVNVAAPKVVVQPLNYRLPIHASIALTVTATGSEPFSYQWRLNGTNIDGATNRTLALSDVQQGDAGSYQVVVNNAYGSVASSNATVQVAPAFVLAWGRNTYGATNVPTTLTNPVAIAGGIFHSLSLRSDGTVLVWGDNYYGQTNVPAGLSNAVAIASGLDHILALKADGLVTAWGASNYHQATVPPHLSNVVAIAAGNFHSLALKGDGQVVTWGNNASGLTNVPTGLSNVVAIAGGAYHSLALKADGTVIAWGSNSQGQTNVPVGLSNVVAIAAGSYHNMALKSDGSLASWGDNSYGQTNVPVGLSNVVAVAAGYYHNMALKQDGTVLAWGKNNTDGQTNVPPGLGNVVAIAAGTYHSLALVNDDEPFIVRQPFSRLINAGADVTFAVTPAGMAPLGYQWQFNGTKINGATNASLVLTNVPLAGAGNYQCAVSNAIGLVTSLPASLIVLRTSPSFDSQVQFGSGGFGFQLNGLSGHGQVIVYSSADFVNWVPILTNGAVTGTLQVMDSSATNLPIRFYKVVEQ